In one Sphingomonas hankookensis genomic region, the following are encoded:
- a CDS encoding bifunctional 2-C-methyl-D-erythritol 4-phosphate cytidylyltransferase/2-C-methyl-D-erythritol 2,4-cyclodiphosphate synthase: protein MQTGPTVALIVAAGTGIRSGSSLPKQYAPIAGRAMIAHAHAALDGHPGIDHVLVVIGEGQEALLRAAIGEVAFVTGGATRRESVAAGLAAIGDAARVLIHDAARPFVPAIVINRLLAALDHTPGAVPVLPVADTLALAGEALGDVVPRDRLVRVQTPQAFAVSAIRNAHAAWDVTAEATDDAQMLRAIGLDVAMVEGDIMLEKITYPADFAAAEARALPALVSRSATGYDVHRLEAGEELWLGGVLIPHDRGLSGHSDADVVLHAITDALLGTIGAGDIGTHFPPSDPQWRGAESGQFLQHAASLVRVEGGVIDFVDLTLICEAPKIGPHRGAMRERIAALLDIPERQVSIKATTSERLGFTGRQEGIAAQAIATIRVPA, encoded by the coding sequence ATGCAGACCGGACCCACAGTCGCCCTGATCGTTGCCGCCGGAACCGGCATCCGGTCGGGCAGCAGCCTGCCCAAGCAATATGCCCCGATCGCCGGGCGGGCGATGATCGCGCACGCCCATGCGGCGCTGGACGGCCATCCCGGCATCGACCACGTGCTGGTCGTGATCGGCGAGGGACAGGAGGCCTTGCTCCGCGCCGCAATCGGCGAGGTCGCGTTCGTGACCGGCGGTGCCACGCGGCGTGAGAGCGTCGCCGCCGGGTTGGCCGCGATCGGGGATGCCGCGCGCGTGCTGATCCACGACGCGGCACGGCCGTTCGTGCCCGCCATCGTCATCAACCGGTTGCTGGCAGCATTGGACCATACACCCGGCGCGGTGCCGGTGCTGCCGGTGGCCGATACGCTGGCGCTGGCTGGTGAGGCGCTGGGCGACGTGGTGCCCCGCGACCGGTTGGTTCGGGTGCAGACACCACAAGCCTTTGCGGTGTCCGCCATCCGCAACGCCCATGCGGCGTGGGACGTTACCGCCGAGGCGACCGATGACGCGCAGATGCTGCGCGCGATCGGGCTGGACGTGGCGATGGTCGAAGGGGACATCATGCTCGAAAAGATCACCTATCCGGCCGACTTCGCCGCCGCCGAAGCCCGTGCGCTGCCCGCGCTCGTGTCGCGCAGCGCGACCGGTTATGACGTCCACCGGCTGGAGGCGGGCGAGGAATTGTGGCTGGGCGGCGTGCTCATCCCGCACGATCGCGGGCTATCGGGGCATAGCGATGCCGATGTCGTGCTGCATGCGATCACCGATGCGCTGCTCGGCACGATCGGCGCGGGCGATATCGGCACGCACTTCCCGCCGAGCGACCCGCAATGGCGCGGCGCGGAATCGGGTCAGTTCCTGCAACACGCCGCATCGCTGGTGCGGGTAGAGGGCGGGGTCATCGATTTCGTCGACCTGACGCTGATCTGCGAGGCGCCGAAGATCGGCCCGCACCGTGGCGCGATGCGCGAACGGATCGCGGCGTTGCTGGATATTCCCGAACGTCAGGTGAGCATCAAGGCGACGACCAGCGAGCGGTTGGGCTTTACCGGCCGGCAGGAAGGGATCGCCGCACAGGCGATCGCGACCATCCGGGTGCCGGCATGA
- the dusB gene encoding tRNA dihydrouridine synthase DusB, which produces MTLAPIRIGDVVIDTPVILAPMTGVTDLPFRKMVRRHGSGLNVTEMIASQAAIRETRQSIQKAMWDPAEEPVSMQLVGCTPVEMGEAAKLAEDKGAAIIDINMGCPVRKVTNGDAGSALMRDLPLAADLIAAVVKAVKVPVTVKMRMGWDHSSLNAPELAHIAEDLGAQMVTVHGRTRNQMYRDHADWAFVRRVKDAVKVPVIVNGDICSVDDARTALDQSGADGVMIGRGAYGRPWLLAQVMAALLGGHGPADPSVEEQYRLIVEHYHMMLDHYGEETGVNMMRKHIGWYTKGLHGSAEFRNKVNQQPDSRTVLGMLADFYAPWCTRAAA; this is translated from the coding sequence ATGACCCTAGCTCCCATCCGTATCGGCGACGTCGTCATCGACACGCCGGTGATCCTCGCGCCGATGACCGGTGTCACCGACTTGCCGTTCCGCAAGATGGTGCGGCGGCACGGGTCGGGGCTGAATGTCACGGAGATGATCGCCAGCCAGGCGGCGATCCGCGAAACGCGCCAGTCGATTCAGAAGGCGATGTGGGACCCGGCCGAGGAACCGGTGTCGATGCAGCTGGTCGGTTGCACCCCGGTCGAGATGGGCGAGGCCGCCAAGCTCGCCGAGGACAAGGGTGCGGCGATCATCGACATCAACATGGGCTGCCCGGTCCGCAAGGTGACGAACGGCGATGCCGGTTCGGCGCTGATGCGCGACCTGCCGCTCGCCGCCGACCTGATCGCGGCGGTGGTAAAGGCGGTGAAGGTGCCGGTCACCGTCAAGATGCGGATGGGCTGGGATCATTCGAGCCTCAACGCCCCCGAACTGGCGCATATCGCCGAGGATCTGGGCGCGCAGATGGTCACCGTGCACGGCCGCACCCGCAATCAGATGTATCGCGACCATGCCGACTGGGCGTTCGTCCGCCGGGTGAAGGATGCGGTAAAGGTGCCGGTGATCGTCAATGGCGATATCTGCTCGGTCGACGACGCGCGCACCGCGCTCGACCAGTCGGGTGCCGATGGCGTGATGATCGGCCGCGGCGCCTATGGTCGTCCCTGGCTGCTGGCGCAGGTGATGGCGGCGCTGTTGGGCGGCCATGGCCCGGCCGATCCCTCGGTCGAGGAACAATATCGCCTGATCGTCGAACATTATCACATGATGCTGGACCATTATGGCGAGGAAACCGGCGTCAACATGATGCGCAAGCATATCGGTTGGTACACCAAGGGGCTGCACGGCTCGGCCGAGTTCCGCAACAAGGTGAACCAGCAGCCCGATTCGCGCACCGTGCTCGGCATGCTCGCCGATTTCTACGCGCCGTGGTGCACGCGCGCGGCGGCGTGA
- a CDS encoding two-component system sensor histidine kinase NtrB, whose amino-acid sequence MPSFTELFAGLPVAALVLDEAGCIAHANGAAELLLNQSDRAMRGLSLEQILSLPPGYAEQRDGRAFASYDCELQLRRGGRLRVDFHDTPAAHGSAWRVIMLYGVRDGHSGSQAAGARAAIGAAAMLGHEIKNPLSGIRGAAQLLSGEVDDRSVLTDLIIAEVDRIAALIDRMQDFTDDRPRALQAQNIYPVLAHAVQLASAGFARGIVIEERFDPSLPPVRIDRDAFVQVLVNLLKNAAEALDEIERPRIILGTAYRHGMSHSIGGGQRRAVPIELTITDNGPGAPADIAGHLFEPFVSGKREGRGFGLPMVEKLVGEMNGFVRYAREGYPPMTVFRIHLPRA is encoded by the coding sequence ATGCCGTCCTTTACGGAGCTGTTTGCCGGACTTCCGGTGGCGGCGCTGGTGCTGGACGAGGCGGGGTGTATCGCCCATGCCAATGGCGCGGCGGAGCTGTTACTCAACCAGTCCGACCGGGCGATGCGTGGCCTGTCGCTCGAACAGATATTGTCGCTGCCGCCAGGCTATGCCGAACAGCGCGACGGGCGCGCCTTTGCCAGCTACGACTGCGAATTGCAGCTGCGGCGCGGGGGACGGCTTCGCGTCGATTTTCACGATACGCCCGCCGCGCACGGATCGGCATGGCGGGTCATCATGCTGTACGGCGTGCGCGACGGGCATAGCGGTTCGCAGGCTGCCGGCGCCCGCGCCGCGATCGGCGCCGCCGCGATGCTAGGCCATGAGATCAAGAACCCGCTGTCGGGCATTCGCGGCGCGGCGCAGCTGCTGTCGGGCGAGGTCGACGATCGCAGTGTCCTGACCGACCTCATCATCGCGGAGGTCGACCGCATCGCCGCGCTGATCGACCGGATGCAGGACTTTACCGACGATCGCCCGCGCGCGTTGCAGGCGCAGAACATCTACCCGGTCCTCGCCCATGCGGTACAGCTGGCCTCGGCCGGTTTTGCGCGCGGGATCGTGATCGAGGAACGCTTCGACCCCTCGCTTCCCCCGGTGCGGATCGACCGCGATGCGTTCGTGCAGGTTCTCGTCAATCTGCTCAAGAATGCGGCTGAGGCGCTGGACGAGATCGAACGCCCCCGGATCATTCTCGGCACCGCCTATCGCCACGGCATGTCGCACAGCATTGGCGGGGGACAGCGTCGAGCGGTGCCTATCGAGCTGACCATTACCGACAACGGTCCCGGCGCGCCCGCCGATATCGCCGGCCACCTCTTCGAACCCTTCGTTTCGGGGAAGCGCGAGGGGAGGGGCTTCGGCCTGCCGATGGTTGAAAAGCTGGTCGGGGAGATGAATGGCTTCGTCCGCTATGCCCGTGAAGGATATCCGCCGATGACCGTGTTCCGCATCCACCTGCCGCGCGCATGA
- the ntrC gene encoding nitrogen regulation protein NR(I) produces the protein MTDTSRILLVDDDAAIRTVVAQALRREGHAVQTVGTLGQLRAELRAGLPDVLVTDVVLPDGDGLEMAAKLNAEFPDLPIIVLSARNTLTTAVRATEAGAFDYLPKPFDLDTLALAVRGALARRSRGAEEQPVDAIDSSLPLIGRSPAMQDVYRVIARVVATDLTVLVTGESGTGKELVARAIHDLGRRRRAPFIALNMAAIPRELIEAELFGHERGAFTGAAQRSAGKFEQAAGGTLFLDEIGDMPMEAQTRLLRVLQSGEFTSVGGARVIRADVRIVAATNKTLAAQVQSGQFREDLFYRLNVVPIALPPLRERRQDVALLARHFLDQAARDGLPRKTLTPDAQELLEAHDWPGNVRELENLMRRVAVLGRDAAIEAGDLRGALGDTAGRTTAQPDADLGDAVRAWLRRVAREEPVAMEDGTLYDRLISDVERPLIEAMLDRHGNNQLRAAKAMGLNRNTLRKRLDELGIDPAVRAYHAEKER, from the coding sequence ATGACCGACACGTCGCGCATCCTGCTGGTCGATGACGACGCGGCGATCCGGACCGTTGTCGCGCAGGCGCTTCGGCGGGAGGGGCATGCGGTGCAGACCGTGGGTACGCTGGGACAGCTCCGTGCGGAGCTGCGCGCCGGGTTGCCCGACGTGCTCGTCACCGATGTGGTCCTGCCCGATGGCGACGGGCTGGAAATGGCGGCAAAGCTGAATGCCGAATTTCCCGACCTGCCGATCATCGTCCTGTCGGCCCGCAACACGCTGACCACCGCCGTCCGAGCGACGGAGGCGGGGGCGTTCGACTATCTGCCCAAGCCGTTCGATCTCGACACGCTGGCGCTGGCGGTGCGCGGTGCGCTCGCCCGGCGATCGCGCGGCGCAGAGGAACAGCCGGTCGACGCGATCGATTCATCCTTGCCGCTGATCGGGCGCTCCCCGGCGATGCAGGACGTGTACCGCGTGATCGCGCGCGTCGTCGCGACGGACCTGACCGTGCTGGTCACCGGCGAATCGGGCACGGGCAAGGAACTGGTCGCGCGGGCGATCCACGACCTCGGCCGCCGCCGCCGCGCGCCGTTCATCGCGCTCAACATGGCGGCGATCCCGCGCGAATTGATCGAGGCCGAGCTGTTCGGCCATGAACGCGGTGCCTTTACCGGCGCGGCGCAACGCTCGGCGGGCAAGTTCGAACAGGCGGCGGGTGGGACGCTGTTCCTCGACGAGATCGGCGACATGCCGATGGAGGCGCAGACCCGGCTGCTGCGCGTCCTGCAATCGGGGGAGTTCACCAGCGTCGGCGGCGCGCGGGTCATCCGCGCCGATGTCCGCATCGTCGCGGCGACCAATAAAACGCTAGCGGCGCAGGTCCAGTCGGGTCAGTTTCGCGAAGATCTGTTCTACCGACTGAACGTCGTGCCGATCGCGCTTCCGCCGTTGCGCGAACGGCGGCAGGACGTGGCGTTGCTGGCGCGGCATTTCCTCGACCAGGCGGCACGCGATGGATTGCCGCGCAAGACGCTGACACCCGATGCGCAGGAATTGCTGGAGGCGCATGACTGGCCGGGCAATGTCCGCGAGCTCGAAAACCTGATGCGCCGCGTCGCGGTGCTGGGCCGTGATGCGGCGATCGAGGCAGGCGATTTGCGCGGCGCGCTGGGCGATACCGCCGGACGAACGACGGCGCAGCCCGATGCCGATCTGGGTGACGCCGTCCGCGCTTGGCTGCGCCGCGTCGCCCGCGAGGAGCCGGTGGCGATGGAGGATGGCACGCTCTACGACCGTCTGATCTCCGATGTCGAACGCCCGTTGATCGAAGCGATGCTCGATCGCCACGGTAACAACCAGTTGCGTGCCGCAAAGGCGATGGGTCTCAATCGCAACACGCTGCGCAAGCGGCTCGACGAGTTGGGGATCGACCCG